The Chitinophagales bacterium genome has a window encoding:
- a CDS encoding geranylgeranyl reductase family protein, translated as MDSKHLETSVIIIGAGPAGAGTSIYLSKAGIPHIILEKDQFPRDKVCGDACSGKTAFVLRKANPEWLQEIFRQPEKFTPSHGIIFVAPNGKPLHIPFNPNKQPGEQAPGFTTPRLVFDNFLFEKLPTEYSTIFQQASVKEITRTDGKVTVTFVQNGQTYTITAPLLVGADGDKSIVRKQFLSEYTTDKTSAVGLRAYYDGVTGMHEENFIELHFLPEVLPGYFWIFPLPNGKTNVGVGILSERIRAKKINLREKMLDAIKNNPNISPRFKNAKLDGKILGWGLPMGMEQMPVSGENFLLTGDAASLIDPFSGEGIGNALYSGMLAADAIENCLKENRFDAAFIKEAYDIVLYRRLGDELKLGTTMQKLCRFPWLFNLVVNKAEKSPSLSKTISCMFTDLDLRDQLRKPSFYLKILFNR; from the coding sequence ATGGACAGTAAGCATTTAGAGACTTCGGTTATTATCATCGGTGCAGGGCCTGCAGGAGCAGGAACGTCAATATATCTATCAAAAGCAGGCATACCACACATAATCCTGGAAAAAGACCAGTTTCCACGCGATAAGGTATGCGGCGATGCATGCAGCGGCAAAACAGCCTTTGTATTGCGCAAAGCCAACCCCGAGTGGCTGCAGGAGATATTCCGTCAACCTGAGAAGTTTACGCCCAGCCACGGCATCATATTCGTTGCGCCCAATGGCAAACCATTGCATATACCCTTCAACCCCAACAAACAACCGGGCGAACAAGCTCCGGGATTCACTACCCCGCGACTGGTTTTCGACAATTTCCTGTTTGAAAAACTCCCTACTGAATACAGCACCATATTTCAGCAGGCGTCAGTAAAAGAAATTACCCGTACCGATGGCAAAGTGACAGTAACTTTTGTACAGAACGGGCAGACATATACCATCACCGCACCACTGCTGGTTGGTGCAGACGGCGACAAGAGCATTGTGCGTAAGCAGTTCCTTAGTGAATACACAACAGATAAAACATCTGCCGTAGGTCTGCGCGCTTATTATGATGGCGTGACAGGTATGCACGAAGAAAATTTCATAGAACTGCATTTCCTTCCCGAGGTATTGCCCGGCTATTTCTGGATATTCCCCCTGCCCAATGGAAAAACCAATGTGGGGGTAGGCATATTATCAGAACGCATCAGGGCGAAAAAGATCAACCTGCGCGAAAAAATGCTGGACGCTATCAAGAACAACCCTAACATCAGCCCACGCTTCAAAAATGCTAAACTGGATGGTAAGATACTGGGCTGGGGATTGCCGATGGGTATGGAGCAAATGCCCGTGTCCGGTGAGAACTTCTTATTGACCGGTGATGCAGCCAGCCTGATAGACCCTTTCAGCGGTGAGGGTATCGGCAACGCTCTGTACAGTGGCATGCTGGCGGCAGATGCCATTGAGAACTGTCTGAAAGAAAATCGTTTCGATGCCGCGTTCATAAAAGAAGCTTACGATATCGTACTATACAGGCGACTGGGCGACGAACTGAAACTGGGTACTACCATGCAGAAGCTATGCCGTTTCCCATGGTTGTTCAACCTGGTGGTGAATAAAGCTGAAAAGAGTCCTTCTTTAAGTAAGACTATCAGTTGCATGTTCACCGACCTGGATCTGCGCGACCAGCTGAGGAAACCATCTTTCTATCTTAAGATATTGTTCAACAGGTAA